The nucleotide window TGCATAAACGACCTTCCCGGTGTGAAACACTGCTACTCTTATTTCCCGGTTTTTGTGGATCAAGAAAAATACGGTTTAAGCCGCGATGCCTTGTACGACAAACTAAAACAACACAATATTTATGGCCGCCGCTACTTCTATCCCCTTATCAGCCAGTTTTCCGCTTACCGCAATCTCGAATCCGCTCTTCACGGCAAATTGCCGGTAGCTGAAACAATTACCGAAAAAGTGATATGCTTGCCGCTGTATCCCGAGCTTGAATTATTGTCCGTAGAGGACATTTGCAATATTCTACACCAGGCCTGATCATTTTTAATGTTTAAGTTGTTATGATGTTTAATGGCAAATTAAATCTAAAGGCTTAATGAAAAAAATTATTATCAATTTCTGCCCTAACGGCATGGTACCAACAAAAGCCATGACCCCTCATGTCCCTGTTTCACCGCAGGAAATCGTTGAGCAAACCCATCAGGCTTATGAGTTGGGCATCACTATTGCCCATCTTCATGCCCGAAATGAGGACGGATCACCAACTTATAAATCCACTGTTTACCGGGCTATTTTTGAGGGTGTTCGCACGCATTGTCCTGATCTCATAATTTGCGGCAGTAGTTCCGGACGCAACTGGCCTGAATTTGAAAAGAGGTCTGAAGTGATTGAACTGAAACCTGATATGTGCTCTCTTACACTCTCTTCTTTGAACTTCATAAGACAGGCCAGCCTTAATGAGCCCGATATGATTGTCAAACTCGCTGAAAAGATGAAAGAATATGGCGTTGTTCCTGAACTCGAATGTTTTGATCTGGGAATGATCAACTATGGCCTTTATTTGATCAATAAAGGAACTGCAGAAGGTCCTTATTATTGGAACTTGTTATTTGGAAACATTGCCGGATTCCAGGCCAGCTTTGCCCAAATGGGAACGGCCATTAACATGATTCCGCATGGTCATTATATTGGCTTAGCTGGTTTGGCGGGTGATCAGTTGCCTGTGACTGCTGCCGCCATTGCCATGGGATATGGCGTGAGGGTTGGTATTGAAGATAACATCTGGTGGGATGGAGCCCGAACCCGGCTTGCGACAAATATTGAACTGGTAAATCGGATACATCATATTATTGAGCTTCACGGTTCAAGCTTGATGACAGCAAAGGAGTTTGGGGAGATGGGGTTCTATAACAGGAAAAAATAAAAAAATGCTATGATTACGAAAAATAATTTTTTTGAGCTGTTATGAAGAAATTTATAGAGTGGTTCATTATCAATGACATAGTAAAGATCAGAAAATATGGATTGGTCTCGCACCTTAAGTATTTGTTTAGTTATGCCAAAACAATTGTCCATATTCAGATTGACTTAAACAGGCTACAAAAATTACCAGACATTTCTCCGCTTATAGTGCGTGAATTATCTCTGAATGACGAAAACGATTTAAATACCTGGGCTGATATTATATATTTAGCTTTCGATGAGGAACAATATGATGCTTTGCTGGCAAAGGATAAACTTACAAATCATGATTTCCTGAAGGTTAAAAAGGTATTTCTGGTTTTTGACGGGACCAAATGCATTGGTACTGTGTCAGCGGCTGTTTTTAAAAGCAATCCCAACATTGCCAGTGGTTGCAGATTTGCTGTACATCCGGATTATCAAGGTAAAGGACTGGGCAAGTATTTGTACCTTTTAATTCTGCATGTTCTGAAAGATGAAGGGTATAATTATTTTGAGAGCACCATGGCCATAAAGCGGGAAACATCGTTTATCGTAAAATTTAAACTGGGCTTTTACCCACAGCTCAACAGAAGATATGTTCAATACAAAAATCAAAAGCGGTTTTTTCTGGTTAGGCTTGCAGCCAATTATAGACTTTATCGGCTATGGCGCCAGTACAAGAAAACAATAAATGAAAAATACCTCACCGGATAACAGCCAGAATCTCCTGAAAAATATTACAGCATCATATATTGCAAAGCTGTACAAAAAACTAAAAAGCCGACAACTGAGTGCTCATTAACATTCCATTGAGTGCTGGCCTGATAATCTTAACACAATGAAAAATGCAATCGTTCTCGGTGGAACCCATGATCATATCAGGTTAATCGAAATCCTGAAGGAAAAGGGGTATTACACTTATTTGATTGATTACCTTGAAAATCCACCTGCCCGCAAATTTGCTGATGAGCATATCCGGGAAAGTGCTCTGGATAAAGAGAAGGTTTTGGAAATTGCCATTAAAAATAAGTCTGAGTTAACAATAGCTCTTTGCATTGATCAGGCTTTGTTATCAATGGCTTATGTTTCTGAAAAAATGGGAACACCTTGTTATTTGTGTTTTGAAAAGGCTCTTTCTTTAACCAACAAGGCCCTAATGAAAAATATTATGCGGCAAAGTGGTATTCCAACTTCCGATTTTTTAATTATCAAAATTGCCTCAGACCTGACTGATATAAAATTTGGCCTTCCTTATGTGGTTAAGCCAGCAGATAGTAATA belongs to Bacteroidales bacterium and includes:
- a CDS encoding DegT/DnrJ/EryC1/StrS family aminotransferase, coding for RGETTVIAPGINAKMNEVQAAMGLLQLKHIDRNIEKRRQITIQYREQLKDIPGITCINDLPGVKHCYSYFPVFVDQEKYGLSRDALYDKLKQHNIYGRRYFYPLISQFSAYRNLESALHGKLPVAETITEKVICLPLYPELELLSVEDICNILHQA
- a CDS encoding 3-keto-5-aminohexanoate cleavage protein; the encoded protein is MKKIIINFCPNGMVPTKAMTPHVPVSPQEIVEQTHQAYELGITIAHLHARNEDGSPTYKSTVYRAIFEGVRTHCPDLIICGSSSGRNWPEFEKRSEVIELKPDMCSLTLSSLNFIRQASLNEPDMIVKLAEKMKEYGVVPELECFDLGMINYGLYLINKGTAEGPYYWNLLFGNIAGFQASFAQMGTAINMIPHGHYIGLAGLAGDQLPVTAAAIAMGYGVRVGIEDNIWWDGARTRLATNIELVNRIHHIIELHGSSLMTAKEFGEMGFYNRKK
- a CDS encoding GNAT family N-acetyltransferase, which encodes MKKFIEWFIINDIVKIRKYGLVSHLKYLFSYAKTIVHIQIDLNRLQKLPDISPLIVRELSLNDENDLNTWADIIYLAFDEEQYDALLAKDKLTNHDFLKVKKVFLVFDGTKCIGTVSAAVFKSNPNIASGCRFAVHPDYQGKGLGKYLYLLILHVLKDEGYNYFESTMAIKRETSFIVKFKLGFYPQLNRRYVQYKNQKRFFLVRLAANYRLYRLWRQYKKTINEKYLTG